In the Fibrella aestuarina BUZ 2 genome, one interval contains:
- a CDS encoding efflux RND transporter periplasmic adaptor subunit has translation MLKRWIYIAAALFTLLNAACRSGGRSTSKGDDSTTVQADHDHSGHNPAPDNAGGPTYTCPMHPQIVQPDPGTCPICAMDLVPVQKTGAKATEVMLSTAQMQLANVQVRAVSNGTLGNTTVLNARLAPDEQQTDIISSRVAGRIERLAVKETGQAVRKGQVLYEIYSEPLLTQQQEYLMALRQEQELGTEPRYKQFRQAAEQKLRLYGMTDEQIGQLAKSGKVQPRIPFVAPAGGTVTEVAVSEGQYVGEGAVLYRLVNLAQLWVEAELYPGEARYVKVGDRLPVEVIGYEVGQSATARVAFVNPEYRAGSQVLVMRAVLPNAGGRFQPGQQARVLLRHGTQRGLALPTDAVVRAGGGAVVFVQTQAGTFQPRRVETATETDQQVAITKGLNGDEQVAMSGAYLLYSELILKKGINPFTQKLDEAGVKSTPNTEANLTPTGSTAATPQKAPDAFKKQLTVLYEQSLPLTEAFVASDAKRAAAAANQTRQALSNVDMKLLTGPAHMTWMKQLDAMNAALKTMQNPADLAKQRTAYARFEDALYQSVKTFGVTDKPIYRQFCPMAENNKGAYWLSDKQPIRNPYYGDQMLTCGETKETIR, from the coding sequence ATGCTTAAACGCTGGATTTATATAGCTGCCGCCCTGTTTACGCTGCTCAACGCGGCCTGTCGGTCGGGGGGTAGGTCAACGTCGAAAGGCGACGATTCAACAACCGTTCAGGCTGACCATGATCATAGCGGCCATAACCCCGCGCCCGACAACGCGGGCGGTCCTACTTATACTTGCCCAATGCACCCGCAAATCGTGCAGCCTGATCCGGGTACGTGTCCGATTTGCGCGATGGACCTGGTCCCAGTACAGAAGACCGGGGCGAAGGCTACCGAAGTGATGCTGAGTACCGCGCAGATGCAATTAGCCAACGTGCAGGTACGGGCCGTATCAAACGGTACACTCGGTAACACGACCGTCCTGAACGCTCGGCTCGCCCCCGACGAGCAGCAAACCGATATAATCAGCAGCCGGGTAGCCGGTCGCATCGAACGGCTGGCCGTGAAGGAGACCGGGCAGGCCGTTCGTAAAGGGCAAGTACTCTACGAGATTTACAGCGAACCCCTGCTGACCCAGCAACAGGAATACCTCATGGCACTGCGGCAAGAGCAGGAGTTGGGGACAGAACCACGCTACAAACAGTTTCGGCAAGCCGCCGAGCAAAAATTGCGGCTCTACGGCATGACCGACGAGCAGATCGGGCAACTGGCGAAGTCGGGCAAAGTTCAACCAAGAATCCCGTTTGTGGCCCCGGCAGGCGGCACGGTGACGGAAGTGGCTGTCAGCGAAGGGCAGTACGTAGGTGAGGGTGCGGTGCTGTACCGACTGGTGAACCTCGCGCAGCTTTGGGTGGAAGCGGAACTGTACCCCGGCGAAGCGCGGTACGTAAAGGTCGGCGACCGTCTGCCTGTGGAGGTCATTGGCTATGAAGTCGGGCAATCGGCTACGGCCCGCGTAGCGTTTGTCAACCCCGAATACCGGGCAGGTAGTCAGGTGCTGGTCATGCGGGCGGTGCTGCCGAACGCGGGTGGTCGGTTTCAGCCCGGCCAGCAGGCGCGGGTCTTGCTGCGACACGGCACCCAACGTGGCCTGGCCCTGCCCACCGATGCCGTTGTACGGGCAGGCGGTGGTGCGGTCGTGTTTGTGCAGACTCAGGCGGGTACGTTCCAGCCCCGGCGTGTTGAAACCGCTACGGAAACCGATCAACAGGTAGCCATCACAAAAGGGCTGAACGGGGATGAGCAGGTAGCCATGTCGGGGGCGTATCTACTGTATAGTGAGTTAATTCTAAAGAAGGGCATCAACCCGTTTACGCAAAAGCTTGATGAGGCAGGCGTAAAATCAACGCCAAACACAGAGGCCAACCTCACGCCAACCGGCTCGACGGCAGCAACACCACAGAAGGCCCCGGATGCCTTTAAAAAGCAACTGACGGTCCTCTATGAACAGTCGCTGCCCCTGACCGAAGCCTTCGTCGCTTCTGATGCCAAGCGGGCGGCTGCGGCAGCAAACCAAACGCGGCAAGCTCTAAGCAACGTCGATATGAAATTGCTCACCGGCCCGGCACACATGACCTGGATGAAGCAACTCGACGCGATGAATGCGGCCTTAAAAACCATGCAAAACCCCGCCGATCTGGCGAAACAACGCACGGCCTACGCCCGCTTCGAGGATGCTTTGTATCAGAGTGTAAAAACTTTCGGCGTAACCGATAAGCCTATTTACCGGCAGTTCTGCCCAATGGCTGAAAACAACAAAGGCGCGTACTGGCTCAGTGACAAACAACCCATCCGCAACCCATACTACGGCGATCAAATGCTGACCTGTGGAGAAACGAAGGAGACGATTCGATAG
- a CDS encoding efflux RND transporter permease subunit: MIESLIKFSLRNRLLVLLVAAGLFAWGVYSVQTSKIDAIPDLSENQVIVFTEWMGRSPQIIEDQITYPLVTNLQGLPQVKYVRATSMFGMSFVYVIFNDDTDVYWARERVLERLNYAARLLPGGVSPTLGPDGTGVGHILWYTLDAPGMDLGEQRAVQDWYVKFGLQNVPGVAEIASFGGFQKQYQVTLDPNKLTYYSLSVPQVIGAIRANNNEAGGRKFELSGIGYIIKTTGYLQSVEQIQQIPLKTENSVPVRVADVATVQMTGETRLGIFDLNGEGEAVGGIVVMRYGENADEVIGNVKKKMAEVAKGLPEGVKFNVVYDRSGLIKESVDSITHTLVEEMIVVSLVVILFLLHWRSAVSIIIQIPITIATSFILLNAFDISSNIMSLTGIALAIGVIVDNGIIMAENAYKNLAIRQAELTGQQRTQPQPPTINGYQPIANGQTNRPVRPQQRT, encoded by the coding sequence ATGATAGAGAGCCTTATAAAATTTTCGCTTCGAAACCGGCTATTGGTGTTGCTGGTCGCTGCCGGGCTATTCGCTTGGGGGGTGTACTCAGTGCAAACCAGCAAGATCGACGCAATTCCCGACCTATCGGAGAATCAGGTCATTGTGTTCACCGAGTGGATGGGCCGTAGCCCGCAGATCATCGAGGACCAGATCACGTACCCCCTCGTGACCAACCTTCAGGGACTGCCGCAGGTGAAATACGTGCGGGCCACGTCGATGTTTGGCATGAGCTTCGTCTATGTCATCTTCAACGACGATACGGACGTGTACTGGGCACGGGAACGGGTACTCGAACGGCTCAACTACGCGGCCCGGCTGCTACCCGGTGGCGTGTCGCCCACCCTCGGCCCCGACGGTACGGGCGTGGGCCACATTCTTTGGTACACGCTCGATGCACCGGGCATGGACCTCGGCGAGCAGCGGGCCGTGCAGGACTGGTACGTCAAGTTCGGGCTTCAGAACGTACCCGGCGTGGCCGAGATTGCCTCGTTTGGCGGCTTTCAGAAGCAGTATCAGGTTACGCTCGATCCCAACAAACTGACCTATTACAGCCTGAGCGTACCGCAGGTAATCGGGGCCATTCGGGCCAACAACAACGAAGCGGGCGGTCGCAAGTTTGAGTTAAGTGGCATTGGCTATATCATTAAAACGACGGGTTATCTGCAATCCGTCGAGCAGATTCAACAGATTCCGCTCAAGACCGAAAACAGCGTGCCCGTGCGGGTGGCCGACGTAGCGACGGTGCAGATGACGGGCGAAACCCGGCTGGGCATCTTCGACCTCAACGGCGAGGGTGAGGCCGTGGGGGGCATTGTGGTGATGCGCTACGGCGAAAATGCCGACGAGGTGATTGGTAACGTCAAGAAGAAGATGGCCGAGGTTGCTAAAGGCTTGCCCGAAGGAGTCAAATTCAACGTCGTGTACGACCGGAGCGGGCTGATTAAGGAGTCAGTCGATTCGATTACCCATACGCTGGTCGAGGAAATGATTGTCGTGTCGCTGGTGGTCATTCTGTTTCTGTTACACTGGCGTAGTGCGGTCAGTATCATCATTCAGATTCCCATCACCATTGCGACGAGCTTTATCCTACTCAATGCTTTTGACATTTCCTCCAACATCATGTCGCTGACGGGGATCGCGCTCGCCATTGGCGTAATCGTGGATAACGGCATCATCATGGCCGAAAACGCTTACAAGAATCTGGCGATCCGGCAAGCCGAACTCACGGGACAGCAGCGTACTCAGCCGCAACCGCCAACCATCAACGGCTATCAACCCATTGCGAACGGGCAAACGAACCGACCTGTCAGGCCCCAACAACGTACCTGA
- a CDS encoding heavy metal translocating P-type ATPase — protein sequence MPSQPTNHDGHTSSEHAHHAHGSPDHSHHAGHVTGRTEPAAEARAQQHISHDAHSGPEHPTRHENHGHDHGGPPMRAMIVDFLRRFWICLILSVPVVGLSMMFQELMGYQLDFPFREPLVIGLATVIYLYGGWPFLSGIVGELRTRQPGMMTLVAVAITAAYVYSVAVSLGVLPGMDFFWELATLIDIMLLGHYLEMKSVAGASRSLELIVQMLPAEAHKVAGEQITDVKVDTLTQGDTVLVRPGERIPTDGEVVEGHSAVNESMLTGESVPVEKRQHDSVIAGAINGEGALTIRVTHKGEDSYLNKVVRMVEEAQNAKSKTQTLADRAAGWLTLISLSVGLLTLLVWLLGGKDIAFAVERMVTVMVTACPHALGVAIPLVVAISTAMSAQRGLLIRNRTAFEEARKITAMVFDKTGTLTEGAFGVTRVHVLREGTDEATLLSTAAALEQSSQHPIAQGITQEARQRRLSLPAITDFQSITGRGVSATVESKSVQVVSPGYLKERNVPIPAETTSSEAETIVYVLIDDQLTGYVALADKIRADSKEAVQRLQQAGIKVYMATGDNQKVADAVANELGLDGVYAEVLPDQKVAVVKDLQSKGQFVAMTGDGVNDAPALAQANVGIAVGSGTDVAAETADIILVNSKPTDITNLVEFGRATYRKMIQNLFWATGYNVITIPLAAGVLYPRFVLSPAIGAVLMTASTVIVALNAQLLKRNLR from the coding sequence ATGCCTTCTCAACCCACAAACCACGACGGCCACACTTCTTCTGAACATGCCCATCACGCACACGGTTCGCCCGATCATTCGCATCATGCCGGTCACGTAACGGGCAGGACAGAGCCTGCTGCCGAGGCCCGGGCGCAACAGCACATCTCTCATGATGCCCATAGCGGCCCGGAACACCCAACCAGACACGAAAATCATGGTCACGATCACGGCGGTCCGCCGATGCGGGCTATGATTGTAGACTTTTTGCGCCGGTTCTGGATTTGTCTGATCCTGTCTGTCCCGGTGGTTGGGCTGTCGATGATGTTTCAGGAGTTGATGGGCTACCAACTGGATTTCCCCTTCCGCGAACCGTTGGTGATAGGTCTGGCAACAGTCATCTATCTCTATGGCGGTTGGCCGTTTTTATCGGGGATAGTCGGCGAGCTACGTACCCGACAACCCGGCATGATGACCCTGGTGGCAGTGGCGATCACGGCGGCTTACGTATACAGCGTGGCTGTGTCGTTGGGCGTGCTACCAGGCATGGACTTTTTTTGGGAACTGGCGACGCTAATCGACATTATGCTGCTGGGGCATTACCTCGAAATGAAGTCGGTCGCAGGAGCCTCGCGTTCGCTGGAGTTGATCGTACAGATGCTTCCCGCCGAAGCGCACAAAGTAGCCGGGGAACAAATCACGGACGTAAAAGTCGATACACTGACCCAGGGGGATACGGTGCTGGTGCGGCCCGGTGAGCGCATCCCGACCGATGGAGAAGTCGTAGAGGGCCATAGTGCCGTGAACGAGAGTATGCTGACCGGCGAGAGCGTACCCGTAGAGAAACGGCAGCATGATAGTGTCATCGCCGGAGCCATCAACGGGGAGGGAGCGTTGACCATTCGAGTCACGCACAAGGGGGAGGACAGCTACCTCAACAAAGTGGTGCGGATGGTTGAGGAGGCACAGAATGCTAAATCGAAAACCCAAACCCTGGCCGACCGGGCGGCTGGCTGGCTCACGCTCATCTCGCTGTCGGTGGGTCTGCTGACCCTGCTGGTTTGGCTACTCGGCGGAAAAGACATAGCGTTTGCCGTTGAGCGCATGGTAACAGTAATGGTCACCGCCTGCCCTCACGCCTTAGGCGTTGCTATTCCGCTGGTCGTCGCCATTTCAACCGCTATGTCGGCCCAACGCGGGCTGTTGATTCGTAACCGAACTGCCTTCGAGGAAGCCCGCAAGATTACTGCGATGGTGTTTGATAAAACAGGTACATTGACAGAGGGGGCTTTTGGCGTAACTCGCGTACACGTACTGCGCGAAGGAACCGACGAAGCTACGTTGCTCAGTACGGCAGCCGCTCTGGAGCAATCATCGCAGCACCCTATCGCTCAGGGCATTACGCAGGAGGCCCGGCAACGTAGGTTGTCGCTGCCCGCCATCACCGATTTTCAGTCCATTACAGGCCGTGGTGTATCAGCAACCGTCGAGAGCAAGTCCGTGCAGGTGGTAAGTCCTGGCTATCTCAAGGAGCGGAACGTACCTATTCCCGCCGAGACGACAAGTAGCGAAGCCGAAACCATCGTGTACGTACTCATCGACGATCAACTGACCGGGTACGTTGCGTTGGCGGACAAAATCCGCGCTGACTCTAAAGAAGCCGTACAACGGCTTCAGCAGGCAGGCATCAAGGTCTATATGGCGACCGGCGACAACCAGAAAGTAGCCGATGCCGTCGCCAATGAGCTGGGCTTAGACGGTGTGTACGCCGAGGTGCTGCCCGATCAGAAGGTGGCCGTTGTTAAAGACCTGCAAAGCAAGGGCCAATTCGTTGCCATGACCGGCGACGGGGTCAATGATGCGCCCGCACTGGCGCAGGCGAACGTGGGCATTGCGGTTGGTTCTGGCACTGACGTAGCCGCCGAAACCGCCGACATCATTCTGGTCAACAGCAAACCCACCGACATTACCAACCTGGTTGAGTTTGGCCGGGCGACGTACCGCAAGATGATTCAGAATTTGTTTTGGGCAACAGGCTATAACGTTATTACTATCCCGCTTGCCGCTGGTGTGCTCTACCCTCGCTTCGTACTTAGCCCTGCTATCGGTGCCGTACTCATGACTGCCAGTACCGTCATTGTGGCCCTGAACGCCCAATTGCTGAAGCGGAATTTACGCTGA
- a CDS encoding AraC family transcriptional regulator, with protein sequence MNNTTLRIRDMVCGRCVDTVRTELTRLGYAVTEVGLGSATIAGELTETQLDTIRRVLEEQGFSLLTDRRAMLVNQVKTLIEQTLNREDLGETKWRFSDLIQQAFSLDYDTISSLFSQAEGITLEKYIISKRLDKVKEKLVYTDLTLADIAYQTGYSSVAHLSNQFKQQIGLTPSYFRKVRQEKLELQQQHVATD encoded by the coding sequence ATGAACAATACCACCTTACGCATTCGAGATATGGTCTGTGGCCGCTGCGTCGATACGGTACGTACCGAATTGACCCGGTTAGGCTATGCCGTCACGGAGGTGGGTTTAGGCAGTGCCACCATTGCCGGAGAGCTAACGGAAACGCAACTGGACACGATTCGTAGAGTGTTGGAAGAGCAGGGTTTTTCGCTGTTGACGGATCGGCGGGCGATGTTGGTGAATCAAGTCAAGACACTGATTGAGCAGACCTTGAACCGGGAAGATTTGGGTGAAACCAAATGGCGATTCTCCGATCTTATTCAACAGGCATTCTCACTGGATTACGACACTATCAGCAGCCTGTTTTCGCAAGCCGAGGGCATTACGCTGGAGAAATATATTATCAGCAAACGGCTCGATAAGGTGAAAGAGAAGCTGGTCTATACCGATCTGACCCTGGCCGATATCGCCTACCAGACCGGATACAGCAGTGTGGCGCACCTGTCGAACCAGTTTAAGCAGCAGATTGGCCTGACACCCTCCTATTTTAGAAAGGTCCGTCAGGAAAAACTGGAACTGCAACAGCAACATGTGGCGACGGATTGA
- a CDS encoding efflux RND transporter permease subunit codes for MWKTIKRWLGYGPKNYVDVPEAERLAIIERSSVQVSRGVFYSTIIIITSFLPVFLLTGQEGKLFHPLAWTKTFILLVDAVLVVTLAPVVISFFMKGRFKDDHANPINRGLERIYTPIIHWVMRWRKTTLAINLLALAVSVPMLMSLGSEFMPPLDEQSILFMPVTLPDISNAEAKRILQVQDKLIKSVPEVDKVLGKAGRASTATDNSPISMIETIIMLKPKSEWRAGLTKKDLINELDAKLQIPGVVNGWTQPIINRINMLATGIRTDVGIKVYGQSLDSIYTVSEQVKAQLEGVPGVKALYVEPVTGGKYLTIDIHRDALGRYGLSVDDVNGVVESAIGGSPIGQTIEGRRRFSINVRLAQDYRNSVERIRRIPIATPALGTVPLSTVADVRFEDGPPMITSDNALLRGAVMFNVRDRDLGSTVQAAIEKVNGSLKLPNGYFLEWSGQYENLIRGQRTLLLIAPIVLVVIFLSLYLAFGSAREAFLSLITIPFALIGGAYMVYFYGVNLSVAVAVGFIALFGIAVETGVVMVIYLNDAMKQLVEKRGNSREAISRDELREYVIHGAARRLRPKIMTVSVALFGLVPVLWANGVGSDVMLPIVLPMIGGVLTSSTHILLVTPLIFLMTKEYELKKFGKLDVLEASH; via the coding sequence ATGTGGAAGACAATAAAGAGATGGCTGGGTTACGGGCCAAAAAATTACGTTGACGTACCTGAGGCCGAGCGGCTTGCCATCATTGAGCGGTCGAGCGTACAGGTCTCGCGGGGTGTGTTTTATTCGACCATCATCATCATTACCTCGTTTCTGCCCGTGTTTCTGTTGACGGGGCAGGAAGGCAAGCTGTTTCACCCCCTGGCCTGGACCAAAACGTTTATTCTGTTGGTCGATGCCGTGCTGGTGGTGACGCTCGCCCCGGTAGTGATTTCGTTTTTTATGAAGGGTCGTTTTAAAGACGATCACGCCAACCCCATCAATCGAGGGCTGGAACGAATCTACACGCCCATCATCCATTGGGTAATGCGCTGGCGCAAAACCACCCTTGCGATTAACCTGCTGGCTCTGGCCGTGAGCGTACCCATGCTGATGAGCCTGGGTTCGGAATTCATGCCTCCCCTCGACGAACAAAGCATCCTGTTCATGCCCGTCACCCTGCCCGACATCTCGAACGCCGAAGCAAAACGCATCCTTCAGGTGCAGGACAAACTAATTAAGTCAGTGCCGGAAGTCGATAAGGTGCTGGGCAAGGCGGGGCGGGCTTCCACCGCTACCGACAATTCACCCATCAGCATGATCGAGACCATCATCATGCTCAAGCCCAAGTCAGAATGGCGGGCGGGCCTGACCAAGAAAGACCTCATCAACGAATTGGATGCCAAGCTGCAAATCCCCGGCGTGGTCAACGGCTGGACGCAGCCCATCATCAACCGCATCAACATGCTGGCGACGGGTATCCGCACCGACGTGGGCATCAAGGTGTACGGGCAGAGTCTCGATAGCATCTACACCGTGTCGGAGCAGGTGAAAGCCCAACTGGAGGGCGTACCGGGCGTAAAGGCCCTGTATGTGGAACCCGTTACAGGTGGAAAGTACCTGACCATCGACATCCACCGCGACGCGCTGGGTCGTTACGGGCTGAGCGTGGACGACGTAAACGGCGTGGTCGAATCGGCCATCGGTGGTTCACCCATCGGGCAGACCATCGAAGGGCGTAGGCGGTTTTCGATCAATGTCAGGCTGGCGCAGGATTACCGTAATAGCGTCGAGCGCATCCGGCGCATCCCGATTGCCACGCCTGCGCTGGGGACCGTCCCCCTCTCGACCGTCGCCGACGTGCGCTTTGAGGACGGTCCACCCATGATTACCTCCGACAATGCTCTACTGCGCGGGGCGGTGATGTTCAACGTCCGCGACCGTGATCTGGGCAGTACCGTACAGGCGGCCATCGAGAAGGTGAACGGGAGCCTGAAACTGCCTAACGGCTACTTTCTGGAGTGGAGCGGGCAGTACGAAAACCTCATCCGGGGGCAACGTACCCTGCTTTTGATCGCGCCGATTGTGTTGGTTGTCATTTTCCTGTCGCTGTACCTGGCGTTCGGGTCGGCGCGGGAAGCGTTTCTGAGCCTCATTACCATCCCGTTCGCGCTCATCGGCGGGGCGTACATGGTTTATTTCTACGGCGTGAACCTGTCGGTGGCCGTTGCGGTGGGCTTCATCGCGCTCTTCGGCATCGCGGTTGAAACAGGTGTGGTGATGGTTATCTACCTCAACGATGCCATGAAGCAGTTGGTCGAGAAGCGGGGAAACTCCCGCGAGGCCATCAGCCGCGACGAGTTGCGAGAATACGTGATTCATGGGGCCGCGAGACGATTGCGTCCCAAGATCATGACCGTGTCGGTGGCCCTGTTCGGTCTGGTGCCGGTGCTGTGGGCCAACGGGGTGGGCAGCGATGTGATGCTGCCGATTGTCTTACCCATGATCGGGGGTGTGCTGACTTCATCGACGCACATTCTGCTGGTTACGCCCCTGATTTTTTTGATGACGAAAGAATATGAACTCAAAAAATTTGGCAAACTGGATGTCCTGGAAGCGTCGCATTAA
- a CDS encoding efflux RND transporter periplasmic adaptor subunit has product MKKNWKNKGLGLVITALLWLFVMACTNDGKQQKQGPANPNTGAHEGHNHTSEAETYTCPMHPQIVQKEPGTCPICGMDLVKKAALGGMADSLQADAQLSALLKPTNSVVVANMATVQPEARREAVETQANGIVTYDTRRLYTIPARFGGRVERLYVRYNFQPIRKGQKLLELYSPDLVTAQSELVYLLEADTQNAPLIAAAKQKLRLLGLTDSQLTDLVRTRKPNYSLAVYSPYDGYVVSQNTTVPVPAPPTGMVSAGGSAAGMSGGMAGGTDEVTFGTGSAASPTPGGSGGAAASGTLLREGQYVQTGETLFRVVNPNRLWAEFRLYSVDAAGVRPGTPLTISFDGTGLAKQSARVSFVVPFIENGSQFVTIRAYLPRQQGIRVGQLTRATVRRPAVDGLWVPATAILDLGNQQVAFVKEGGAFRPVTVSVAGRSRDQVAVRRGLQADQEVARNAQFLIDSESFVNVSSEN; this is encoded by the coding sequence ATGAAAAAGAACTGGAAAAATAAGGGCTTGGGTTTAGTGATAACCGCCTTGCTGTGGCTATTCGTAATGGCTTGTACCAACGATGGCAAGCAGCAAAAACAGGGACCTGCCAATCCCAATACAGGAGCGCACGAAGGTCACAACCATACCTCGGAAGCGGAGACGTACACCTGCCCGATGCACCCGCAAATTGTGCAGAAAGAGCCAGGTACGTGTCCCATCTGTGGCATGGATTTGGTCAAAAAAGCCGCTCTGGGCGGCATGGCCGACAGTCTGCAAGCCGACGCGCAGTTGAGCGCGCTGCTCAAGCCAACCAACTCAGTCGTCGTAGCAAATATGGCGACAGTTCAACCCGAAGCACGTCGGGAAGCAGTCGAGACGCAGGCCAATGGCATCGTTACTTACGATACCCGCCGACTCTATACCATCCCAGCCCGGTTTGGCGGGCGGGTGGAGCGGTTGTACGTGCGCTACAATTTTCAGCCGATTCGTAAAGGGCAGAAATTGCTTGAACTCTACAGCCCCGACCTGGTCACGGCCCAAAGTGAACTGGTGTACCTGCTTGAAGCCGATACCCAAAACGCGCCCCTGATCGCCGCCGCCAAACAAAAGCTCCGGTTGCTGGGCCTCACCGATAGCCAGCTTACGGATCTGGTACGTACCCGCAAGCCCAATTATTCGCTGGCCGTGTACAGTCCTTATGATGGCTATGTGGTCAGTCAGAACACGACTGTCCCAGTTCCAGCACCCCCAACGGGGATGGTCTCGGCGGGTGGAAGTGCAGCCGGAATGAGCGGAGGCATGGCGGGCGGCACCGACGAGGTTACGTTCGGGACGGGTTCGGCAGCATCGCCCACGCCGGGTGGGTCTGGTGGCGCGGCTGCGTCAGGTACGTTGCTGCGCGAGGGGCAGTACGTACAAACCGGCGAAACGCTGTTTCGGGTCGTGAACCCTAACCGGCTTTGGGCTGAATTTCGGCTGTATAGCGTCGATGCAGCAGGCGTTCGGCCAGGCACCCCCCTGACCATCTCCTTCGACGGAACCGGGTTGGCGAAACAATCGGCGCGGGTGAGTTTTGTAGTGCCGTTTATCGAGAATGGCAGCCAGTTCGTCACCATTCGCGCTTACCTGCCCCGTCAGCAGGGTATTCGGGTCGGGCAGCTTACCCGCGCAACCGTCCGTCGCCCGGCGGTGGATGGGTTGTGGGTACCGGCTACAGCAATTCTGGATCTGGGCAATCAGCAGGTGGCGTTCGTGAAAGAGGGAGGAGCATTCAGGCCCGTCACTGTTAGTGTCGCAGGCCGCTCCCGCGATCAGGTAGCCGTGCGAAGGGGCCTGCAAGCTGATCAGGAGGTAGCTCGTAACGCGCAGTTCCTGATCGACAGTGAAAGTTTCGTCAACGTTAGCTCTGAAAATTAA
- a CDS encoding TolC family protein — protein MNSKNLANWMSWKRRINALWLTLALGTYLGGSVFGQVAGTSPQPDPVLPLDSVLTQIEARNSLLRPYASRAAAARAYSEGARSWMAPMVGVGTFMAPYPMQMVMDDRDRGYGMVSVEQDIPNPFKQRANQVFQQSKAGVEEAGRGVMANQLRADAKTLYYEWLVLEKRRAVLSENRRILQTMKKLADIRYPYNQGSLGNVYKAEGRLYELDNMVTMTDADIERKRIGLNTLMNVPKINAFRIDTSYRPAPPSAALPSLEDIGTRRSDILKMDRQILSMQAGIEAQKAERRPGFRVRFDHMQPFAGTKSMMPTQFTLMGMISIPVVPWASRMYKAEIKGMQLDIQAMRDEREGMLNMTQGMVAQMLTDLGNMRTQLDNYERRVMPTLRKMYDTQLIAYEQNKAELPVVIDAWETLNMTQMDYLTRLGDYYRMIVQYEKELEK, from the coding sequence ATGAACTCAAAAAATTTGGCAAACTGGATGTCCTGGAAGCGTCGCATTAACGCGCTGTGGCTGACTCTCGCGCTGGGTACGTACCTGGGTGGATCAGTCTTCGGACAGGTTGCCGGTACGTCCCCACAGCCCGACCCGGTGTTGCCGCTCGATAGTGTGCTGACGCAGATCGAAGCTCGTAATTCGTTGCTGCGGCCTTACGCCAGCCGGGCGGCTGCGGCTCGTGCTTACAGCGAAGGTGCCCGCTCGTGGATGGCTCCGATGGTAGGCGTAGGTACGTTCATGGCACCCTATCCCATGCAGATGGTGATGGACGACCGCGACCGGGGCTACGGCATGGTGTCAGTGGAGCAGGATATCCCCAATCCGTTTAAACAACGAGCCAATCAAGTGTTTCAACAATCGAAAGCGGGCGTTGAAGAAGCTGGGCGGGGCGTGATGGCGAACCAACTCCGGGCCGATGCCAAAACGCTCTACTACGAGTGGCTCGTGCTGGAAAAACGGCGGGCGGTGCTGTCTGAAAACAGGCGCATCCTGCAAACGATGAAGAAGCTGGCCGATATCCGGTATCCCTACAATCAGGGGAGCCTGGGTAACGTCTATAAAGCTGAGGGGCGGCTGTACGAGTTGGACAACATGGTCACGATGACTGACGCGGACATCGAGCGCAAGCGCATTGGCCTCAATACACTGATGAACGTACCTAAGATCAATGCCTTCCGCATCGACACCAGTTATCGCCCGGCCCCGCCCTCGGCTGCTTTACCCTCGCTGGAAGACATTGGTACCCGCCGTTCTGATATCTTGAAAATGGACCGGCAAATCCTGAGTATGCAGGCGGGTATCGAAGCGCAGAAAGCCGAACGTCGGCCCGGCTTTCGGGTACGTTTCGACCACATGCAGCCGTTCGCGGGAACGAAGAGCATGATGCCCACGCAGTTCACGCTCATGGGCATGATCTCGATTCCTGTTGTACCCTGGGCTTCGCGGATGTACAAGGCCGAAATCAAAGGAATGCAACTCGACATTCAGGCCATGCGCGACGAGCGCGAAGGGATGCTCAACATGACGCAGGGCATGGTGGCCCAGATGCTGACTGACCTGGGTAACATGCGAACGCAGCTCGATAACTATGAACGGCGCGTGATGCCGACGCTCCGCAAAATGTACGACACCCAATTGATTGCTTACGAGCAGAACAAAGCCGAACTGCCCGTGGTGATTGATGCCTGGGAAACGCTGAACATGACCCAGATGGACTACCTCACCCGGCTGGGTGACTATTACCGCATGATTGTGCAGTATGAAAAAGAACTGGAAAAATAA